From the genome of Desulfurella sp.:
CATTGTTCTATATTATGGAAATACAGGCTAGGATCAATGGCAAAATAATGAAAGGGGAAGTTATCGATATATCGTCGGAAGAGCTTTTGGGGAAGGGATACGGGGAAAAGCTTGGAAAGAAGATCGTTCTTGAGCCATATGAAATGCTGTACCTGCTAGAAAAGAAAACAATAGCGGTTAAAAATACAAATTCTCAGGTAAATCCTGCAGAATTTTTAAAACAGATAAGTTTTCAGCGTCAGGGGTTTTCCAAGTACTTGGTTTATAAAGATTTAAGGGATAGAGGTTATGTTGTAAAGGAAGGAATTGAACCATTTTACAGCTTCAGGCTGTTTGAAAAGGGAACTTTCAGCACTTCGCCAGCAAAGTACCGCATTTTAATTATAAATGAAGGAGACGACATAAGGGTCGATAAGCTGAAAAACTATATAATTTCATCCGTGACGCAGGAAAGGGGCTCAATGGTGGCTGTTGTTGATAGGCGGGGAGAAATAATTTATTATAAGAGCTTCCTAATTACCTCTGGCAGTAAAATTGAATGATTGGATAAAGATCCTCAGGCCGTATAACTCATTTATGAGTGGCATAGGAGTAATCATTGGAGCGGTGCTAGTCAAATACTTTCTGTTATACGGCCTGCTCCTTGGTTTTGCAACTGGATTTTTAATAACGGGCTTTGCCATGATTATCAACGACATTTTAGATGTAAATATCGATCGGATAAATAGGCCAGAAAGGCCATTATCTTCAGGAAGGCTGAAGCTTGGGTCCGCAAAGTATGCCGCGTTGATAATGCTAGCTCTTGGGATATTAGCATCTGCAGCACTTGGAGCTGTAGAACTTTCTATAGAAGTACTTTTTGCGCTATTGTCATTTTTTTATAACTGGAGGCTGAAGCGCCTTGGTCTGCCTGGGAATGTAAGTGTGGCAGCTTCAATGAGTATCCCCTTCGTATTTGGTTCCCTAATAAAGCCAGAACTCAATTCTTTAATAATTAGCTTGGCGTTGACAGCTTTTTTCGCTGGAGTTGGCAGGGAAGTGATAAAGGGCATATCTGACATAGAAGGCGATGCAAAAATGGGAGTAAAAACGGTTGCTGTGACTAGAGGTAGCCGTCAAGCTGCGATTATATCCACAGGTTTTATAATTGCTAATGCTTATAAAGTCAAGAGCCGCATTTTATTTCTTATGTTAGCTGCACTGGTTGTGTACATCGTTCAGGGGGTGATATAAAGTGTGGACGGAAAAGTACAGGCCGCATTCATTGTACGATATGATTGGCAATGAATATGCTAGAAAGTATATCGCTTCCTGGATAAGGGGGTGGAAAAGGGGTAATAAACCTCTGCTAATTATAGGACCACCAGGCACCGGTAAAACGACACTTGTCAGAGCAATGTCAAATGACTTTGGGTATTATGTATTTGAGCTAAATGCAAGCGATTTAAGAACAAGGGAAAAACTAGAGTCCATGCTTTCAAATATAAGTAGCATCAACCTTTACGGCCAACCAGTGCTCGTGTTTCTCGATGAGATAGATGGAATTTTTTCAAGAGGGGACCAGGGGGGGATGGATTACATAAGTAAGTACATCGAGGATTCCGTGGTTCCTGTTGTGATGGCTGCAAATAATAAAAAGGATTCAATGAAAGAAGTTTTCAAAAAAAGCACAGTTATTGAATTTAAAAGAATACCTAACAGAGAAATAGAACTAATGCTGAGCTACATAGCGGGCAAGGAACATATCCACCTAAGTTATGACAAGATACAGACAATTGTGAGGGAGAGCAACGGCGATATGAGATACGAGNNNNNNNNNNCGCGATAAATCAGATACAGGTCGTGGGTTCTGAGCCCGCATTCAAGGACAGAAAATTTTCAAGTGAGGAAGCTGTTAGCGGTGCAATTTACTCCAAAACTTTAGCCGAATCGTCTAGCTTTATAAGCAAATGGGATGCAGACCCAGAATTAAAAATAATGATCACCGCAGCTACGCTTTTCAACTCAGGGGCTAAAGATATGGCGGAGAGGGCTAAACGACTTTCAGACGCAGATATACTAATGAATAGAATAAGGAGGCATCAGGAATGGAGAATGCTAAGATACTTGAACCCCCTAATTGCTTCAGTTCTTAATGGTATTTCCGGTAGTTATAACGAATATCTTATACCATTTACGGTGATAAATCAGAGATGGAAGCGGCCTATATATGAATCAATAACCGAAAAAATGATGCATGAACTGCATTTGGGAAAGGCTGAGGCAGCTTCGCTCATGGTTCCAATGTATGAATTTTTAATTAAAAGCGGAATTGTAGTTAACGATGATTTTAAAAAGGCCATGGTGTGAAACCATATACTAAATTGAGCAACCACATAAATTATACGAGCCTCATAAGGGAAATAGTAAGTAAAAGGGCCAGTGCAGTTTTTTTAAATGAGGGGGGTAGGTTGGGGGTTAAGTCAGATAAGGAAATTGATCATCCATATGCAAATGGAAACCCGTCGCTTGGGAATTTTGATATTTATACTGTGGATTTGGATGATACATTGTTTTATAACGAATATGCAATGGAGGTCTTCCCAGATTACATAATTGATATATGCAATTTTACCGGCTTGCATCCAGCGCAGGTAAAGAACTTAATTTATTCGGAGCATTATAGGAGGCTCTCTCTGGGAATATATACTGCCTTTGATTGGGAGGATATAATTTACAGCGTGGCCAAAAGGCTCAATGTAGAGAAAAGTTGGAATTTAGAAGAGCTGCAAGAAAAGTACTATACTCCAGGGAATATATTTTTGTTGAATGGTGCAATTGAGTTCCTGAAAGCCATAGATGGAAAAGCGATTGCTGCAACCAACGGCTTCAGCAAATATCAGCTCAAAATTTTGACAAAGTTAAATGTAAAGCAGTACTTTAAGCGAGTTCTGAGTCCAGATATAACACATTATACAAAGGGGAATATAAAATTCTACTCCGATTATGCTGACCTCAACAGGATTCATGTAGGCGACGATTATTTTTTTGATGTGGAGATACCTTTGCAGTCAGGCTCAAGTACATTATGGGTGTATGGCAGTGGCAAATTTCCTCTGGGTGGATTTGAGATCTTGCCAAGCGCAATGGCCCCTGATATCAACTCAGCAATCAGATTGCTCGGCAACCACTGAAAGCTTGCGGTCAATTATAAAGGTGGTGTCACGTCGGAAACAATCAATAAATTTATAAAAATAAGCTTTAAAATACACAATGGGCTTAAATTGTTAAAAGTTTATGGCAAAGTGGAAGACGGAACAAAG
Proteins encoded in this window:
- a CDS encoding UbiA family prenyltransferase, coding for MNDWIKILRPYNSFMSGIGVIIGAVLVKYFLLYGLLLGFATGFLITGFAMIINDILDVNIDRINRPERPLSSGRLKLGSAKYAALIMLALGILASAALGAVELSIEVLFALLSFFYNWRLKRLGLPGNVSVAASMSIPFVFGSLIKPELNSLIISLALTAFFAGVGREVIKGISDIEGDAKMGVKTVAVTRGSRQAAIISTGFIIANAYKVKSRILFLMLAALVVYIVQGVI
- a CDS encoding AAA family ATPase, with translation MWTEKYRPHSLYDMIGNEYARKYIASWIRGWKRGNKPLLIIGPPGTGKTTLVRAMSNDFGYYVFELNASDLRTREKLESMLSNISSINLYGQPVLVFLDEIDGIFSRGDQGGMDYISKYIEDSVVPVVMAANNKKDSMKEVFKKSTVIEFKRIPNREIELMLSYIAGKEHIHLSYDKIQTIVRESNGDMRYE